In the Syntrophales bacterium genome, one interval contains:
- the lgt gene encoding prolipoprotein diacylglyceryl transferase codes for MEDWINLWQHIPEHINPNIFTSGSLQIRYYSLMYIVAFLLTYLLVSYRIKHEDYDYTTETIQDFFVWAITGLLIGARVGYVLFYNFAYYLRHPLEIILPFDFTSGFRFVGLAGMSYHGGAIGVLIVSIIFCRRHRINTWRFTDLFCSAIPLGYTFGRIGNFINGELFGRATDVPWGMYFPLDTTHQLRHPSQLYEAFFEGIVLFIILWSMRKKKPFDGSLSALYIIGYGLSRFFIEFFREPDMQLGLLWGGMSMGQILCALMVLAGVGIFFYRSEV; via the coding sequence GTGGAAGATTGGATCAATCTCTGGCAACATATACCAGAGCATATCAACCCGAATATTTTTACGAGCGGTTCCCTTCAGATACGCTATTACAGTCTGATGTATATTGTCGCCTTCCTCCTGACATATCTGCTGGTCTCATACCGGATAAAACACGAAGACTATGATTATACAACGGAAACGATACAGGACTTTTTTGTATGGGCCATAACGGGACTGCTCATTGGTGCCAGAGTTGGATATGTGTTGTTCTACAATTTTGCATATTACCTGAGACATCCCCTGGAGATTATTCTCCCCTTCGATTTTACCAGCGGTTTCCGGTTTGTGGGGCTTGCCGGTATGTCTTATCACGGCGGCGCCATCGGTGTCCTTATCGTATCCATCATCTTCTGCCGTAGGCATCGAATAAACACGTGGCGTTTTACCGACCTTTTCTGTTCTGCAATTCCCCTGGGGTATACTTTTGGCAGGATCGGCAATTTTATCAACGGTGAGCTCTTCGGCAGGGCCACCGATGTGCCCTGGGGGATGTACTTCCCCCTGGATACGACGCACCAACTCCGCCACCCATCCCAGCTTTATGAGGCCTTTTTTGAGGGGATCGTGCTCTTCATCATCCTCTGGAGTATGAGGAAGAAAAAACCTTTCGATGGTTCCCTGTCTGCTCTTTATATCATCGGTTACGGATTATCCCGCTTTTTTATCGAATTCTTCCGGGAACCGGACATGCAACTGGGACTCCTCTGGGGGGGGATGAGCATGGGACAGATACTCTGTGCCCTCATGGTCCTGGCGGGGGTTGGTATCTTTTTTTATCGAAGCGAAGTGTAG